In the genome of Juglans microcarpa x Juglans regia isolate MS1-56 chromosome 6S, Jm3101_v1.0, whole genome shotgun sequence, the window atgtgtatatatatatatatatatatatgcgtgtatgaaatttatgaatggTAAGTAATTGTCCCACCAACCATTGTTGATAAAGGAGCTGCCATTCACACACGTGCTCTTCGAACCCCACAgtatcactataactatattatatatacacactctACGATAGGTGAGTGGATTTTCCAAAGACCCAAGTCCAACTGTAGAACttgaacctctctctctctctctcccccaaaaTTCTTCTTCTCTGCAACAAGAATGGAAGGTAGGAATGAATACAAAAAAGGGTTGTggacagaggaggaggatcgaATTTTAATGGATTACATAAGGGTGCATGGAAAAGGCAAGTGGAATCGAATCGCGAAAATGTCAGGTTTGTAGTTTATCTAATCTTTCTTCTATTTCCCCTGTTACCAGGGAAATCTTAAACTTGAAGATCGATCATGCCGGTCGTCTATTTGTTACACAGATCTGATGctattgccaaaaaaaaaaaaaactcaaaaatttttGGTTCATATGCAGGTTTGAAGAGGGGTGGCAAAAGTTGCAGATTAAGGTGGATAAATTATCTAAGTCCTAGTGTAAAGCGGGGTGGCTTttcagaggaagaagaggacCTCATAATTCGGCTCCATAACCTTCTGGGAAACAGGTCTGCTTCTTTGATCATTTATGATCTTTATACGTTTTTTCTAATTCCTGCATGTTTTCCAGTGTCAGTGCTATCGATCATTAGCCTCTTGAAAATCTGAACTTTCCTTGCTGCAACTATGATTGTCTCcattaatatatttcataaaacaAAGAATCCAAGAGTTCAAATACAAACGATTTGCCGgttttttcattctttcaaGATGCCAACCTCGGTTTTCACTTTTCTATTGTGAATAGCAGCTTTATCAATCCAGCTCGTAATGATTGTGACTGGTCTTTATAACcactggtctctctctctctctctctctctctctctctctctctctctctctctctctctatatatatagaggacatatgtgtatatgtatatatgtatatatacgtCGTATACCACAttatttggttgttttttttttctcagtttgTTGTTATTTCAATTATAACTCTCCAGCCATTGACATTCATCATTATTATCAGCATTAATTTTGCAATTACTATTATATAACAAGGTAATACAGTAACATGAGGCCTTTTATCGCAAATATAATGCTATTTGTACCAAAACCTACTAAAATGTTGGTGAATTTCTAACACAGGTGGTCTTTGATAGCTGGGCGGGTACCTGGGAGAACTGATAATCAAGTCAAGAACCATTGGAACACTCATTTGAGCAAAAAGCTCGGGATCAAAAATGGAAAAACCAAAGTTTCTGTTTCTACACAGTCATTTTCTAGAGAATCAGTGGCAAATTGTATTGTCCATTCAGAATCAAATCCTGAGGTACTAGCTTCCGGTTGTAATAGGGAATCTACAGTTGAGACTATAATAGAAGACAAATCTCATGCCGTCTTCAGCTTTACTAGCACACAAGAAGTCACAATGGACGACAATAACAGTTCCTATTGGTTTTCTAATGATGATCTAAGTTTATATGCTCCTTATTTGGTTGAGCCTGTAGATGAATTTGCTCTTGATTTTGTTTGGGATAGTTTGTAGGCTTTTCCTTACTAGCTAAGTGGTTTTGTATGAACTTGATCTTTCCTTCATGTTGTCTCAATAGATCGtttttaagtgatttttcagtaccttttcttttcccctgaCTAATTTCTACACCTATATATTCATATGAATGTATAACTATTAATGGTAAATCATGAGGAGGCTATGAAGAAATGACCATATATAGAAGAACTCTTTGAGCGTAAACAACCTATAACATTTGACGTTATATATTCATGCGACAGCCACTCAAGTAGTAAAAAATGATTCCAAGCTTAATGCAGTCATTTTCAAAAAACACTTCCATCCACgcgaaaatttttatttcttttagtctatctcatttttcttaaaagattgCACTAGACTTGGACGCCACttacatcaaaatatttaagtgatattagTTTGTGACGATCAATGTTCACGAAGAACTAATTTAAGGTTAATAACATAGAGAATTTAATGCAAATACATAAATGAAATACGAGGTTCTATATATTAAAAgtctacatataatatatatatctatatatattgtcCGAAATGAagtttccaaaaataaaattaataaattcaatttGCAATCTACTTTGCCAcaagaaagatgaaaaaaaaaaaaaaacaactatagtatatcctgaaaataatatattaataaatcttggatgaacatttaatttgataattattttttgcatcttAAAAAGTTGAaggatgatttttttaattaattcttcgtatattatatttaatattagaatCTATTATAACttgatatataaattaaaaatttatatataatatcaggTAACATTATATTTAATATCAGATAACATTATATAACATTATCAGATAACATTATATTTAATATCAGACACTACAATAAAAAGGCTCTTCAGGGACGAattttttcgtcccaaattatagtaattttgtctcaaaatattttttgggacgaaaaaaaattgtcccaaGCTTGTTCCAACTACACTGTCCCAAAAGATATATTGGGACAAAAATCaccattttgtttcaaaaaatatcttttgaaacgaatttgaaggaaaccgttcgaacgcaTTCAAATGGGAATTTCTTTTATTACGATTGAAATTCATCCCAGAATATCGTTCGAACATGATTAATTTGTTTGAACGATTGCAAAATAcgttcaacaaaaataaattatacacacATTCGAACGGTATAAATTTAGCTTTCCATTTGAACGTTAAAGGGTCAGATCGAACGGTATAAGCGTTCGAATGGTAGAACTTATGTTTGAACACTACGAAAATAAAtggcgttcgaacgttatgtgaTAGCTCGAACGCTACGATAATaaattacattcgaacgttatgtgACCGTTTGAAcgctacaaaaataaattgcgTTTGAACGTTATGTGGTCGTTCAAatgataactattttatttaaactcaataataaaaaaccaaatagacattcataatatttgaaaaaatacattagaaactgtttaatactcacaaaagttttataataagtgcgaactaaataaataaccatgAGACTGGCATTGTttgtacataaatagataatcccaaaatttGTACGCAAAAAaccatcagttgcttggaggcctgtattgttgcataagctgctgtaTTTGGAGTTACATCTGTCTTCTAaaatcttcttgttgttcttcatattGTTTGAGGCGTATCTCCTtgtctgcttgttttgccaattaaG includes:
- the LOC121237892 gene encoding transcription factor WER-like; this encodes MEGRNEYKKGLWTEEEDRILMDYIRVHGKGKWNRIAKMSGLKRGGKSCRLRWINYLSPSVKRGGFSEEEEDLIIRLHNLLGNRWSLIAGRVPGRTDNQVKNHWNTHLSKKLGIKNGKTKVSVSTQSFSRESVANCIVHSESNPEVLASGCNRESTVETIIEDKSHAVFSFTSTQEVTMDDNNSSYWFSNDDLSLYAPYLVEPVDEFALDFVWDSL